The DNA sequence TGTAAATGGATACAAGTGGTACACACCGCGCCCGATGAACTTGCAGTGTACAAGGAATATTCTGGTGCCATTCCGAAAGGCGATGAGAAGCAATGGGCGGAGGTTAAACTGTGTAAAATGGCTGATCTTGTCGTAGCCGTGGGACCGAAGTTAACGGAGTTCTATTCAGCCCTCCTCAACTCCTGCGGGAAAAAAGTTCATAATTTCACTCCAGGTATATTTGATCAATTATCATCGTTAAGTGTATCCTCAATAAAGGGAAGGATATTTCGGATTCTAGTATTCGGCCGTGGTGACACCGAAGATTTTAAACTTAAAGGATACGACATCGCTGCTAATGCAGTCGCCAAGCTGGACGATAAGACTTACCATCTTACTTTTGTTGGCGCATCCAAAGGGAGTGAATCCGATGTGACTAAAGAATTGCTCAAGCATGACTTGTTACAAAGTCAGCTCATTGTTAAAGGATATCTTGAGAACCGCGAAGATCTGTTGACCCTCTTATGTGCTTCGAATCTTGTGATCATTCCTTCTCGAACGGAGGGTTTCGGCTTGACAGCTCTGGAAGCGCTATCAGCTGGAATACCATTTCTTGTCAGTCAAAACAGTGGATTTGGAGAAGCTCTTCAAGCGATACCTCGTGGATCAGCTTTCATCGTGGATTCTGAAGATCCAGAGGACTGGGCTGAGGCCATTAAAGCTACACGACTGAAAGGCAGTGATACAGCATTTCAGGAGTGTCAAGAGTTGCGTGCACTTTACGCAGAGAAATACAAATGGGAGAACCAAAGTGAGGAGCTCCTCAGAACCATGAAACGTTTGATCAACGGTGAGTGTTGTATATTGGATGACGTCCTGGTTTTTCAGACGCGCAAATGTTAAATTTTCTGCTGAAGCGTAACCACTATGTTGAATTCTTTAGTCGAGGAGTACTTGGCGCTATTTAAATAACGTCGTACCCAAGGGTTGCTTTTTCCACGCTTTCCTTCCTTACTAAGTTATAAAATCAAAGGTGGTAGCAACGACAGTACGAACATAGAGAAGCAGATACATCCGCCTTACGTGACAAAAGCTTTTAGCAACACTGTGGTCTTCAATACACTCTCGCTCCAAAAAGAACAGGGATTCCCATCAAGAGACGGCAATccattatcctctcttgtcccAGTTATTGGGCGGGAACGTCTTTAATATTAGAGTCATTTCTCGAAAGTACATTCAAGAGAGTTGAATGATCATTTTCAGACATCCGCGCTGTTCTTATGCCGCGATGCTAAGTTTCCTATGAA is a window from the Porites lutea chromosome 10, jaPorLute2.1, whole genome shotgun sequence genome containing:
- the LOC140949510 gene encoding D-inositol 3-phosphate glycosyltransferase-like, whose protein sequence is MTTRPICITLLASEWTSSKGGLSTMNRELAIQLAKLSNTSVSFFVPKCNCCDEDKREASNYDVKIVEAEERPGYDPIDWLTTPPEDLVIDFVVGHGVILGKQAQFIQKSHQCKWIQVVHTAPDELAVYKEYSGAIPKGDEKQWAEVKLCKMADLVVAVGPKLTEFYSALLNSCGKKVHNFTPGIFDQLSSLSVSSIKGRIFRILVFGRGDTEDFKLKGYDIAANAVAKLDDKTYHLTFVGASKGSESDVTKELLKHDLLQSQLIVKGYLENREDLLTLLCASNLVIIPSRTEGFGLTALEALSAGIPFLVSQNSGFGEALQAIPRGSAFIVDSEDPEDWAEAIKATRLKGSDTAFQECQELRALYAEKYKWENQSEELLRTMKRLINEDDPGKKRQTSTPTPATAAESPNPRTSEPHTSFPKLPDKKKSDERPSKEVPAAAQIRPTSQEARPKQRNSIATESPHESTVKVIIQLEVVPYKVENFVSLLLEFIHHFTVTSLVVFKVINLGKPRGREEIQHLTVAKKAVIVI